A portion of the Bombus pascuorum chromosome 8, iyBomPasc1.1, whole genome shotgun sequence genome contains these proteins:
- the LOC132909889 gene encoding transmembrane and coiled-coil domains protein 2 isoform X7, with translation MKGSRQKSPGTVIRVDAMDEPNTNLITAEQDEFVPNIHLPADDEGEQYHATQSFLSNGSSELITDDVDSNSARVCQAIEHIQSKIAKTRELIRIEQTTRDENVNEYLKLAANADKQQLTRIKAVFEKKNQKSAHSISQLQKKLDSYTKKLKHYELNGAPTSHRQPREVLRDMGQGLKNVGGNIRVGISGFSGSVMSKPREFAHLIKNKFGSADNINTLSHGSTFYVNDTPRAGNGDNASVEDEKAHHGSATLPGGCSLGSTHSAAAMKFPSEEGSECSSVTSESGPGSRGQAHTCHSSNNAALSLKSIFSELQEHRENLERMKDKLEGLKSLQQEVTYLSHALQEERFRCERLEEQINDLTELHQNEVENLKQTITDMEEKVQYQSEDRLRDIHEMLESCQTKICKMEHQQQQHQQYVTLEGLDNSNARALVVKLINVVLTVLQVILLLVATGAGIMMPFLRTSCTKPHCFMCRVRILTTTFVVLGIVFVLKQWPEVHDVGSHLMRHLKQTLAVK, from the exons ATGAAAGGTAGTAGGCAAAAATCACCAGGAACTGTGATTCGAGTAGATGCTATGGATGAACCAAATACCAATTTAATCACTGCCGAACAAGACGAGTTTGTGCCAAATATTCACCTACCAGCCGATGATGAAGGA GAACAATATCATGCAACACAATCGTTCCTATCAAATGGCTCCTCTGAATTAATAACTGATGATGTTGACTCTAACTCTGCTCGTGTTTGTCAAGCTATTGAGCATATCCAAAGTAAAATTGCTAAAACACGAGAACTTATAAGAATAGAACAAACCACACGTGATG aaaatgtaaatgaatatcTAAAATTAGCTGCCAATGCAGACAAGCAACAGCTTACTCGAATCAAAGCagtatttgaaaagaaaaatcaaaaatcAGCGCACAGTATTTCTCAGCTCCAAAAAAAATTGGATAGTTAcacaaaaaaattaaaacattatgAATTAAATGGTGCACCTACAAGTCACAGACAACCCAGAGAAGTGCTTCGGGATATGGGACAAGGACTTAA AAACGTGGGTGGCAATATTAGGGTTGGAATCAGTGGTTTTTCAGG AAGTGTAATGTCCAAACCAAGAGAATTTgcacatttaataaaaaacaaatttggAAGTGCAGATAACATAAATACTTTATCTC ATGGCTCAACTTTTTATGTAAACGATACACCGCGTGCAGGTAATGGAGATAACGCTAGTGTTGAAGATGAAAAGGCTCATCATGGATCAGCGACGCTGCCTGGTGGTTGTAGTTTGGGATCAACTCATAGTGCTGCGGCAATGAAATTTCCATCCGAAGAAGGATCCGAATGCTCTAGTGTTACAAGTGAAAGCGGACCTGGTAGTAGGGGACAAGCACACACATGTCACAGTAGTAATAATGCTGCACTTAGTCTTAAATCTATTTTCTCAGAACTACAAGAACATAGAGAGAATTTGGAGAGAATGAAAGATAAATTAGAAGGTTTGAAG agTTTGCAACAAGAAGTGACATATCTTTCCCATGCTTTGCAAGAGGAACGTTTTAGATGCGAGCGTCTGGAAGaacaaattaatgatttaaCCGAACTGCACCAAAATGAAGTAGAAAACTTGAAACAAACTATAACAGATATGGAAGAAAAAGTGCAATATCAAAGTGAAGATCGATTAAGGGACATACACGAAATGTTGGAAAGTTGCCAaactaaaatttgtaaaatggaacatcaacaacaacaacatcaaCAATATGTCACTTTAGAGGGTCTGGATAATAGCAATGCAAGAGCGTTGGTTGTAAAGCTCATAAATGTAGTATTAACTGTGTTGCAAGTTATTCTACTTCTTGTTGCAACAGGTGCTGGTATAATGATGCCTTTCCTTAGGACCAG TTGTACTAAGCCTCATTGTTTCATGTGCAGGGTGCGCATATTAACAACTACGTTTGTTGTATTGGGCATAGTATTTGTGCTCAAACAATGGCCTGAGGTTCACGACGTCGGCAGTCACCTCATGCGCCATCTTAAACAGACTCTCGCCGTTAAGTAG
- the LOC132909889 gene encoding transmembrane and coiled-coil domains protein 2 isoform X8, whose protein sequence is MCFEQYHATQSFLSNGSSELITDDVDSNSARVCQAIEHIQSKIAKTRELIRIEQTTRDENVNEYLKLAANADKQQLTRIKAVFEKKNQKSAHSISQLQKKLDSYTKKLKHYELNGAPTSHRQPREVLRDMGQGLKNVGGNIRVGISGFSGSVMSKPREFAHLIKNKFGSADNINTLSHGSTFYVNDTPRAGNGDNASVEDEKAHHGSATLPGGCSLGSTHSAAAMKFPSEEGSECSSVTSESGPGSRGQAHTCHSSNNAALSLKSIFSELQEHRENLERMKDKLEGLKSLQQEVTYLSHALQEERFRCERLEEQINDLTELHQNEVENLKQTITDMEEKVQYQSEDRLRDIHEMLESCQTKICKMEHQQQQHQQYVTLEGLDNSNARALVVKLINVVLTVLQVILLLVATGAGIMMPFLRTSCTKPHCFMCRVRILTTTFVVLGIVFVLKQWPEVHDVGSHLMRHLKQTLAVK, encoded by the exons ATGTGTTTT GAACAATATCATGCAACACAATCGTTCCTATCAAATGGCTCCTCTGAATTAATAACTGATGATGTTGACTCTAACTCTGCTCGTGTTTGTCAAGCTATTGAGCATATCCAAAGTAAAATTGCTAAAACACGAGAACTTATAAGAATAGAACAAACCACACGTGATG aaaatgtaaatgaatatcTAAAATTAGCTGCCAATGCAGACAAGCAACAGCTTACTCGAATCAAAGCagtatttgaaaagaaaaatcaaaaatcAGCGCACAGTATTTCTCAGCTCCAAAAAAAATTGGATAGTTAcacaaaaaaattaaaacattatgAATTAAATGGTGCACCTACAAGTCACAGACAACCCAGAGAAGTGCTTCGGGATATGGGACAAGGACTTAA AAACGTGGGTGGCAATATTAGGGTTGGAATCAGTGGTTTTTCAGG AAGTGTAATGTCCAAACCAAGAGAATTTgcacatttaataaaaaacaaatttggAAGTGCAGATAACATAAATACTTTATCTC ATGGCTCAACTTTTTATGTAAACGATACACCGCGTGCAGGTAATGGAGATAACGCTAGTGTTGAAGATGAAAAGGCTCATCATGGATCAGCGACGCTGCCTGGTGGTTGTAGTTTGGGATCAACTCATAGTGCTGCGGCAATGAAATTTCCATCCGAAGAAGGATCCGAATGCTCTAGTGTTACAAGTGAAAGCGGACCTGGTAGTAGGGGACAAGCACACACATGTCACAGTAGTAATAATGCTGCACTTAGTCTTAAATCTATTTTCTCAGAACTACAAGAACATAGAGAGAATTTGGAGAGAATGAAAGATAAATTAGAAGGTTTGAAG agTTTGCAACAAGAAGTGACATATCTTTCCCATGCTTTGCAAGAGGAACGTTTTAGATGCGAGCGTCTGGAAGaacaaattaatgatttaaCCGAACTGCACCAAAATGAAGTAGAAAACTTGAAACAAACTATAACAGATATGGAAGAAAAAGTGCAATATCAAAGTGAAGATCGATTAAGGGACATACACGAAATGTTGGAAAGTTGCCAaactaaaatttgtaaaatggaacatcaacaacaacaacatcaaCAATATGTCACTTTAGAGGGTCTGGATAATAGCAATGCAAGAGCGTTGGTTGTAAAGCTCATAAATGTAGTATTAACTGTGTTGCAAGTTATTCTACTTCTTGTTGCAACAGGTGCTGGTATAATGATGCCTTTCCTTAGGACCAG TTGTACTAAGCCTCATTGTTTCATGTGCAGGGTGCGCATATTAACAACTACGTTTGTTGTATTGGGCATAGTATTTGTGCTCAAACAATGGCCTGAGGTTCACGACGTCGGCAGTCACCTCATGCGCCATCTTAAACAGACTCTCGCCGTTAAGTAG